In one window of Streptomyces griseus subsp. griseus DNA:
- the argS gene encoding arginine--tRNA ligase, producing the protein MASVPSLASTLQQQLADALTAALPEAGTADPLLRRSDRADFQANGILALAKKLKGNPRELAGQVTAALPAGELIQEIEVSGPGFLNITLADKAIIETLAARAADTEGRLGVPVDAAAGTTVIDYAQPNVAKEMHVGHLRSAVIGDAMVKILEFTGESVVRRHHIGDWGTQFGMLIQYLTEHPGALKHEGDAADGEAAMSTLNRVYKASRALFDSDEEFKARSRDRVVALQAGDPQTLELWQGFVDESKIYFHSVFDKLDMEIRDPDIVGESGYNDMLEETCRILEETGVAVRSEGALCVFFDDVKGPDGNKVPLIVKKTNGGYGYAATDLSAIRDRVQHLKADTLLYVVDARQSLHFKMVFETARRAGWLNEDVKAVQLAFGTVLGKGGKPFKTREGESVRLEDLLDEAVSRATAVVREKAEKVGLSEDEIVENGRYVGIGAVKYADLSTSAVRDYKFDLDQMVSLNGDTSVYLQYAYARIQSILRKAGDAVPAAHPELALAPAERALGLHLDQFGEVLGEVASGYEPHKLAAYLYQLASHLTTFYDQCQVLSPDNAPEVVENRLLLVDLTARTLHQGMALLGIRTPGRL; encoded by the coding sequence ATGGCCTCGGTCCCTTCCCTCGCTTCCACGCTCCAGCAGCAGCTGGCGGACGCCCTGACGGCAGCTCTGCCGGAGGCCGGCACCGCGGACCCGCTGCTGCGCCGAAGCGACCGGGCCGACTTCCAGGCCAACGGCATCCTGGCGCTCGCCAAGAAGCTCAAGGGCAACCCGAGAGAGCTGGCCGGCCAGGTCACGGCCGCCCTCCCGGCGGGTGAGCTGATCCAGGAGATCGAGGTCTCCGGCCCCGGCTTCCTCAACATCACGCTCGCGGACAAGGCGATCATCGAGACGCTGGCCGCCCGGGCCGCCGACACCGAGGGCCGCCTCGGCGTGCCGGTGGACGCGGCGGCCGGGACCACGGTCATCGACTACGCCCAGCCGAACGTGGCCAAGGAGATGCACGTCGGCCACCTGCGGTCGGCGGTCATCGGTGACGCGATGGTCAAGATCCTGGAGTTCACCGGCGAGAGCGTGGTCCGGCGCCACCACATCGGCGACTGGGGCACCCAGTTCGGCATGCTCATCCAGTATCTGACCGAGCACCCGGGCGCCCTGAAGCACGAGGGTGACGCGGCGGACGGTGAGGCGGCGATGTCGACGCTGAACCGGGTCTACAAGGCGTCGCGTGCCCTGTTCGACTCCGACGAGGAGTTCAAGGCCCGCTCGCGGGACCGGGTGGTGGCCCTCCAGGCCGGGGACCCGCAGACGCTGGAGCTGTGGCAGGGCTTCGTCGACGAGTCGAAGATCTACTTCCACTCCGTCTTCGACAAGCTGGACATGGAGATCCGCGACCCCGACATCGTCGGTGAGTCCGGCTACAACGACATGCTGGAGGAGACCTGCCGGATCCTGGAGGAGACGGGTGTCGCCGTCCGCTCCGAGGGTGCGCTCTGCGTCTTCTTCGACGATGTGAAGGGCCCGGACGGCAACAAGGTCCCGCTCATCGTGAAGAAGACGAACGGCGGCTACGGCTACGCGGCCACCGACCTCTCCGCCATCCGCGACCGGGTGCAGCACCTCAAGGCCGACACCCTGCTGTACGTGGTCGACGCCCGGCAGTCGCTGCACTTCAAGATGGTCTTCGAGACGGCCCGCCGGGCAGGCTGGCTGAACGAGGACGTCAAGGCCGTGCAGCTCGCCTTCGGCACGGTGCTCGGCAAGGGCGGCAAGCCCTTCAAGACCCGTGAGGGCGAGAGCGTGCGGCTGGAGGACCTCCTCGACGAGGCGGTCTCCCGGGCCACGGCGGTCGTGCGGGAGAAGGCCGAGAAGGTGGGCCTCTCCGAGGACGAGATCGTGGAGAACGGCCGGTACGTCGGCATCGGGGCCGTGAAGTACGCGGACCTGTCGACCTCGGCGGTGCGGGACTACAAGTTCGACCTGGACCAGATGGTGTCGCTGAACGGTGACACGTCGGTGTACCTCCAGTACGCGTACGCCCGTATCCAGTCGATCCTGCGCAAGGCGGGCGACGCGGTCCCGGCCGCCCACCCGGAGCTGGCGCTGGCCCCGGCGGAGCGCGCGCTCGGCCTGCACCTGGACCAGTTCGGCGAGGTGCTGGGCGAGGTCGCCTCCGGCTACGAGCCGCACAAGCTGGCCGCGTATCTGTACCAGCTGGCCTCGCACCTGACCACGTTCTACGACCAGTGCCAGGTGCTCAGCCCGGACAACGCGCCCGAGGTCGTGGAGAACCGGCTCCTCCTGGTGGACCTCACCGCCCGGACCCTGCACCAGGGCATGGCGCTGCTCGGCATCCGGACGCCCGGCCGCCTCTGA
- a CDS encoding CoA transferase produces the protein MTSAPPLSPLTTSEALPLDGHLVHLPPAPPAGLATATEVVRDHLTRLGARFGPDAGPWHGGGSPHTAHDRYGTTGPETVIGLGGPHHSRGTDLTLRGWPTGDPTPFDETTAQAATGLMALHGRANGGPRPLGTDYLSTLAGTVATQALLAAALSGLRSTPVRSARVSVAEAALFSLGPYVAAATAGDQPEEVPTPPYRRAARPPFRSADGVRFEVEALEVQPWRDFWKAAGAPAKDIANSWRAFAARSSRAASPLITTLAQCAARHRYADLQLLAERTGMGICALRTLADRRADSDVRYDDDPWELRELPRDEGDGPTPRPYAASRPHTGFPQLPLGGLRIVESTRHVQGPLATSVLQALGAHVVRIEQPGGDPARGAAPSAGGVSARFTALNAGKEVREIDIRTAAGRRAVAETVAEADVFLHTWAPGEAARLRLDEADLARARPGLIYAWASAWDRAPDGPRPPGTDPMVQAWSGVADTVRTPDGNPAPSLVTLLDILGGHLAAESVLAALLARESGAARGRLRVDSSLLGASRVLLRPLLRGLDESPGTPPTAPGLVAPTADGLIAVGADARTTPAELAAAPSATWLKRFHAAGVPAREVVTDIASLPQDPALSAYFTHDGCARPTPPWSFS, from the coding sequence TTGACCTCAGCGCCACCGCTCTCCCCGCTCACCACCAGCGAAGCCCTCCCCCTCGACGGCCACCTCGTCCACCTGCCGCCCGCCCCACCCGCAGGCCTCGCCACGGCGACCGAGGTCGTCCGCGACCACCTCACCCGGCTCGGCGCCCGGTTCGGCCCCGATGCCGGGCCCTGGCACGGGGGCGGAAGCCCGCACACGGCGCACGACCGGTACGGGACGACCGGCCCGGAGACCGTCATCGGCCTCGGCGGCCCGCACCACTCCCGGGGGACGGACCTGACGCTGCGGGGCTGGCCCACCGGCGACCCGACCCCGTTCGACGAGACCACCGCCCAGGCGGCGACCGGGCTGATGGCCCTCCACGGCCGGGCCAACGGCGGCCCCCGCCCGCTCGGCACCGACTACCTCTCCACCCTCGCCGGAACCGTCGCCACCCAGGCCCTCCTGGCCGCCGCCCTCTCCGGCCTGCGCTCCACCCCCGTCCGCTCGGCCCGGGTCAGCGTGGCGGAGGCGGCGCTGTTCTCGCTGGGCCCGTACGTGGCCGCCGCCACGGCCGGGGACCAGCCGGAGGAGGTCCCCACCCCGCCCTACCGCCGCGCCGCCCGGCCACCGTTCCGCTCGGCCGACGGGGTGCGGTTCGAGGTGGAGGCGCTCGAAGTGCAGCCCTGGCGCGACTTCTGGAAGGCGGCCGGAGCCCCCGCCAAGGACATCGCCAACAGCTGGCGGGCCTTCGCCGCACGCTCCTCGCGGGCCGCGTCCCCGCTGATCACGACGCTCGCCCAGTGCGCCGCCCGCCACCGCTACGCCGATCTCCAGCTCCTCGCCGAGCGGACCGGGATGGGCATCTGCGCCCTGCGCACGCTCGCGGACCGGCGCGCCGACAGCGACGTACGGTACGACGACGACCCCTGGGAGCTGCGCGAACTCCCCCGCGACGAGGGCGACGGCCCGACACCACGCCCGTACGCCGCCTCCCGCCCCCACACCGGCTTCCCGCAGCTCCCCCTCGGCGGCCTGCGCATCGTCGAGTCCACCCGGCACGTCCAGGGCCCGCTGGCCACCTCCGTGCTCCAGGCGCTCGGCGCCCACGTCGTCCGGATCGAACAGCCGGGCGGCGACCCGGCACGCGGAGCGGCACCGTCGGCGGGCGGGGTCTCGGCCCGGTTCACGGCGCTCAACGCGGGCAAGGAGGTCCGCGAGATCGACATCCGTACGGCGGCGGGGCGCCGCGCGGTCGCCGAGACCGTGGCGGAGGCGGACGTCTTCCTGCACACCTGGGCCCCCGGCGAGGCGGCCCGGCTCCGCCTCGACGAGGCGGACCTGGCCCGCGCCCGCCCCGGGCTGATCTACGCCTGGGCCTCCGCCTGGGACCGCGCACCCGACGGGCCGCGCCCGCCGGGGACCGACCCCATGGTCCAGGCGTGGTCGGGGGTCGCCGACACCGTACGGACGCCCGACGGGAACCCGGCCCCCTCGCTGGTGACCCTGCTGGACATCCTGGGCGGCCACCTGGCGGCCGAATCCGTCCTGGCGGCTCTGCTGGCCCGCGAGTCGGGGGCGGCGAGGGGGCGGCTGCGCGTCGACTCCTCGCTGCTCGGCGCCTCCCGGGTGCTGCTGCGGCCCCTGCTGCGCGGCCTGGACGAGAGCCCCGGGACACCACCGACGGCGCCCGGTCTCGTCGCCCCGACCGCCGACGGCCTGATCGCGGTCGGCGCGGACGCCAGAACGACCCCGGCCGAACTCGCCGCCGCGCCCTCCGCCACCTGGCTCAAGCGGTTCCACGCGGCCGGGGTCCCGGCCCGTGAGGTGGTCACCGACATCGCCTCGCTCCCCCAGGACCCCGCGCTCTCCGCGTACTTCACCCACGACGGCTGCGCCCGGCCCACACCCCCCTGGAGCTTCTCGTGA
- a CDS encoding acyl-CoA dehydrogenase family protein, whose translation MSPDPQRAEGGLRLPAPALSHDEAVAAARAIAPRLAAYAAEADRLRTLPAEAVRLLDEARLFDVLTPRVWGGGGLGFATALLTTEELSRGCASVGWLRAVMGGNTWAVAQFPVEARQEVFSAASSRVALQLKLAGPPARRVPGGYLLRGMWGRFCSGIDHAEWIVAGVSAPPAPGAGPEPHVVLLPQERTVGIDDWHTSGLRGTGSRSFTVPELLVPEHRVLPLSALDPVNPSPHGRPRTVPYRMAFAAVGTVALAGVLLGAARAALDGYAGSLGSGGGTGRLDVSALTATVDTARALLLADLETLAVSSAPGGTPEERARMRRDIAYAGTRCREVVNAVYEASGSAVIYDDAPVQRIWRDANAAAQHPAFDLRRWGATPS comes from the coding sequence GTGTCCCCCGACCCGCAGCGCGCCGAGGGCGGCCTCCGGCTGCCCGCCCCGGCGCTCTCGCACGACGAGGCGGTCGCCGCCGCCCGGGCGATCGCGCCCCGGCTCGCGGCGTACGCGGCCGAGGCCGACCGGCTGCGCACCCTGCCCGCCGAGGCCGTCCGGCTCCTGGACGAGGCGCGCCTCTTCGACGTCCTGACCCCGCGGGTCTGGGGCGGCGGCGGTCTCGGCTTCGCCACCGCGCTCCTCACCACGGAGGAGCTGTCCCGGGGCTGCGCCTCGGTGGGGTGGCTGCGCGCGGTCATGGGCGGCAACACCTGGGCCGTCGCGCAGTTCCCCGTGGAGGCGCGCCAGGAGGTCTTCTCCGCCGCCTCCAGCCGCGTCGCCCTCCAGCTGAAGCTCGCCGGGCCGCCCGCCCGGCGCGTCCCGGGCGGCTATCTGCTGCGCGGGATGTGGGGCCGCTTCTGCTCCGGCATCGACCACGCCGAGTGGATCGTCGCCGGGGTGAGCGCACCGCCCGCACCCGGCGCCGGACCGGAGCCCCACGTCGTCCTCCTCCCGCAGGAGCGGACCGTGGGCATCGACGACTGGCACACCAGCGGCCTGCGCGGTACGGGCAGCCGCTCGTTCACCGTCCCCGAACTCCTCGTCCCCGAACACCGGGTGCTCCCGCTCAGCGCCCTCGACCCGGTCAACCCCTCGCCGCACGGCCGCCCGAGGACGGTCCCGTACCGGATGGCGTTCGCGGCCGTCGGCACGGTGGCGCTCGCGGGCGTCCTCCTGGGCGCGGCACGGGCGGCCCTGGACGGCTACGCGGGCTCACTGGGCAGCGGCGGCGGTACGGGACGCCTCGACGTCTCCGCGCTCACCGCCACGGTGGACACCGCACGGGCGCTGCTCCTCGCCGACCTGGAGACCCTCGCCGTCTCCTCCGCCCCGGGCGGCACCCCGGAGGAGCGGGCCCGGATGCGCCGCGACATCGCGTACGCGGGGACGCGGTGCCGGGAGGTCGTCAACGCGGTGTACGAGGCGTCCGGTTCGGCCGTGATCTACGACGACGCACCGGTCCAGCGGATCTGGCGCGACGCCAACGCGGCCGCCCAGCACCCCGCGTTCGACCTCCGCCGCTGGGGCGCGACGCCCTCCTGA
- the lysS gene encoding lysine--tRNA ligase has translation MPTVAESQTSTETDWVSRFADDVIAESERRAPGKPVVVASGLSPSGPIHLGNLREVMTPHLVADEIRRRGHTVRHLISWDDYDRYRKVPNGVPGVDASWSEHIGKPLTSVPAPAGSAYPNWAEHFKAAMTAALDQLGVEYDGISQTEQYTAGTYREQVLHAMKHRADIDAVLDRYRTKKDPSAAAKNGRKPQQQKKVDEAELEAAEGSGAADEDDGSGNSAGYFPYKPYCGNCEKDLTVVTSYDDDTTELNYTCSACGFAETVRLNEFNRGKLVWKVDWPMRWAYEGVIFEPSGVDHSSPGSSFVVGGQIVREVFDGVQPIGPMYAFVGISGMAKMSSSKGGVPTPADALEIMEAPLLRWLYARRRPNQSFKIAFDQEIQRLYDEWDSLGRKVADGTVLPADAAAYSRAVRTAAGELPSTPRPLPYRTLASVADITAGAEDQTLRILSELDPENPLTSLDEARPRLDRAENWITTQVPAEARTIVRDEADKELLGSLDDQGRASLRLLLEGLDAHWSLDGLTTLVYGVPKTLAGLEPDAKPTPELKAAQRSFFALLYRLLVSRDTGPRLPTLLLAVGADRVRRLLGA, from the coding sequence GTGCCGACCGTGGCCGAGAGTCAGACCAGCACCGAGACCGACTGGGTCTCCCGCTTCGCGGACGATGTCATCGCCGAATCGGAGCGTCGTGCGCCTGGCAAACCGGTCGTCGTCGCCTCCGGCCTGTCCCCGTCGGGCCCGATCCACCTCGGCAACCTCCGCGAGGTCATGACCCCGCACCTGGTCGCCGACGAGATCCGCCGCCGCGGCCACACCGTGCGCCACCTGATCTCCTGGGACGACTACGACCGCTACCGCAAGGTCCCCAACGGGGTGCCGGGCGTGGACGCGTCCTGGTCCGAGCACATCGGCAAGCCGCTGACCTCGGTGCCCGCCCCGGCCGGATCGGCGTATCCGAACTGGGCCGAGCACTTCAAGGCCGCCATGACGGCGGCCCTGGACCAGCTGGGCGTCGAGTACGACGGGATCAGCCAGACGGAGCAGTACACCGCGGGGACCTACCGCGAGCAGGTCCTGCACGCGATGAAGCACCGGGCCGACATCGACGCCGTACTGGACCGCTACCGGACGAAGAAGGACCCGTCCGCCGCCGCCAAGAACGGTAGGAAGCCGCAGCAGCAGAAGAAGGTCGACGAGGCCGAGCTGGAGGCCGCCGAGGGCTCAGGCGCCGCCGACGAGGACGACGGCAGCGGCAACAGCGCCGGCTACTTCCCGTACAAGCCCTACTGCGGCAACTGCGAGAAGGACCTCACCGTCGTCACCTCCTACGACGACGACACCACCGAGCTGAACTACACCTGCTCGGCGTGCGGCTTCGCCGAGACGGTCCGGCTCAACGAGTTCAACCGCGGCAAGCTGGTGTGGAAGGTCGACTGGCCGATGCGCTGGGCGTACGAAGGTGTGATCTTCGAGCCCAGCGGCGTCGACCACTCCTCGCCCGGCTCCTCCTTCGTCGTCGGCGGCCAGATCGTCCGCGAGGTCTTCGACGGCGTGCAGCCCATCGGGCCCATGTACGCCTTCGTCGGCATCTCCGGCATGGCCAAGATGTCCTCCAGCAAGGGCGGGGTCCCCACCCCGGCCGACGCGCTGGAGATCATGGAGGCGCCGCTGCTGCGCTGGCTCTACGCCCGCCGCAGGCCCAACCAGTCGTTCAAGATCGCCTTCGACCAGGAGATCCAGCGGCTGTACGACGAGTGGGACTCGCTGGGCCGCAAGGTCGCCGACGGCACGGTGCTGCCCGCCGACGCCGCCGCGTACTCGCGGGCCGTCCGCACGGCGGCCGGGGAGCTTCCCAGCACCCCGCGCCCGCTCCCGTACCGGACGCTCGCCTCGGTCGCCGACATCACCGCCGGCGCCGAGGACCAGACCCTGCGCATCCTCAGCGAACTCGACCCGGAGAACCCGCTGACCTCGCTGGACGAGGCGCGCCCGCGCCTCGACCGCGCCGAGAACTGGATCACCACCCAGGTCCCGGCCGAGGCCCGCACCATCGTCCGGGACGAGGCCGACAAGGAGCTCCTGGGCTCCCTCGACGACCAGGGCCGCGCGTCGCTGCGCCTCCTCCTGGAGGGGCTGGACGCGCACTGGTCGCTGGACGGGCTCACCACGCTCGTCTACGGCGTGCCGAAGACGCTGGCGGGACTGGAGCCGGACGCCAAGCCGACGCCCGAGCTGAAGGCCGCCCAGCGCTCCTTCTTCGCCCTGCTCTACCGGCTGCTCGTCAGCCGCGACACGGGGCCCCGCCTGCCCACGCTGCTGCTCGCGGTGGGGGCGGACCGGGTGCGCAGGCTGCTGGGCGCGTAA
- a CDS encoding phospholipase D-like domain-containing protein — MSGIAEASERAERPSDRTQPLTREELDPDVCEKRSRRLRRRLERLIGIAATEGNSLLPLRNGDQIFGAMLKAIREAEHTVDMMTFVYWRGDIAQKFAEALAERARAGVRVRLLLDGFGSRLIEKGQLDVMDEAGVTVAWFRKPLYLSPLKQNHRCHRKVLITDESTAFTGGVGIAEEWCGDARNEHEWRDTHVQVRGPAVDGLAAAFAQNWAECQDELFDERDRFVAGDQHGDAVVQVVRGSSSFGWQDMQTLMRVVLESAEERIRLTTAYFAPDDYFTGLLCAAARRGVEVEILLPGPHTDKRVCQLAGQRHYEELTACGVKIYQYQPTMMHTKTVTIDRIASLIGSTNFNRRSLDHDEEVMLAVMDCDFTDALDAHFDEDREKSVLIDRGRWKRRDVLQRVREAAVVPIRRYL, encoded by the coding sequence ATGTCCGGCATAGCCGAAGCCTCCGAACGAGCCGAACGACCGAGTGACCGCACGCAGCCGCTTACGCGGGAAGAACTCGACCCGGACGTGTGCGAGAAGCGCTCCCGGCGTCTCAGACGCAGGCTGGAGCGGCTGATCGGGATCGCGGCCACCGAGGGCAACTCGCTGCTCCCGCTCCGCAACGGCGACCAGATCTTCGGCGCGATGCTGAAGGCGATCCGCGAGGCGGAGCACACCGTCGACATGATGACCTTCGTCTACTGGCGGGGTGACATCGCGCAGAAGTTCGCCGAGGCGCTCGCCGAGCGGGCCAGGGCCGGTGTCCGGGTCCGGCTGCTGCTGGACGGTTTCGGCTCCCGGCTGATCGAGAAGGGCCAGCTGGACGTGATGGACGAGGCGGGGGTGACGGTCGCCTGGTTCAGGAAGCCGCTCTACCTCTCGCCGCTCAAGCAGAACCACCGCTGCCACCGCAAGGTCCTCATCACCGACGAGTCCACCGCGTTCACCGGCGGCGTCGGCATCGCCGAGGAGTGGTGCGGCGACGCCCGCAACGAGCACGAGTGGCGCGACACCCACGTCCAGGTGCGCGGGCCCGCCGTGGACGGGCTGGCCGCCGCGTTCGCGCAGAACTGGGCCGAGTGCCAGGACGAGCTGTTCGACGAGCGCGACCGGTTCGTGGCGGGTGACCAGCACGGTGACGCGGTCGTCCAGGTCGTACGCGGCTCGTCCTCCTTCGGCTGGCAGGACATGCAGACCCTGATGCGGGTCGTTCTCGAATCCGCCGAGGAGCGCATCCGCCTCACCACGGCCTACTTCGCGCCCGACGACTACTTCACCGGACTGCTCTGCGCCGCCGCCCGGCGCGGGGTGGAGGTGGAGATCCTGCTGCCGGGCCCGCACACCGACAAGCGGGTCTGCCAGCTCGCCGGCCAGCGCCACTACGAGGAGCTGACCGCCTGCGGGGTGAAGATCTACCAGTACCAGCCGACGATGATGCACACCAAGACCGTCACCATCGACCGGATCGCCTCGCTCATCGGCTCCACCAACTTCAACCGGCGCTCCCTCGACCACGACGAGGAGGTCATGCTCGCGGTCATGGACTGCGACTTCACCGACGCGCTGGACGCCCATTTCGACGAGGACCGCGAGAAGAGCGTGCTGATCGACCGTGGCCGGTGGAAGCGGCGCGATGTCCTCCAGCGGGTGCGGGAAGCGGCCGTCGTGCCGATCCGCCGCTACCTCTGA